The Muricauda sp. SCSIO 65647 genome includes a region encoding these proteins:
- a CDS encoding LON peptidase substrate-binding domain-containing protein — MKLPLFPLQSVFFPGETVPLHIFEERYKQLIRDCRDEAITFGIPVYVDNSIAYGTEVQLVEVVTTYDGGEMDVVCVARQVFKVLAFEHEMEGKLYAGGEVEFLESVNDASEEERAEVMEKLEELYDLMGVEFPKTSSKKFNSFAFAHKMGLSFEQEYELLQLPRESERLGYIKDHLDTTIKILDQINRTKALIDMNGHFKNFDPLDFKDLEA; from the coding sequence ATGAAATTACCCCTGTTTCCCTTACAATCGGTTTTCTTTCCCGGTGAGACCGTTCCGCTGCATATTTTTGAAGAGCGTTATAAACAGCTCATCCGTGACTGTAGGGATGAGGCCATCACTTTCGGCATACCGGTATACGTTGACAATTCGATAGCCTATGGCACCGAAGTGCAACTGGTTGAGGTGGTGACCACCTATGATGGTGGTGAAATGGATGTGGTCTGTGTGGCCAGACAAGTTTTTAAGGTGTTGGCCTTTGAACATGAGATGGAAGGTAAATTATATGCGGGTGGTGAGGTAGAGTTTTTAGAATCGGTGAATGATGCCTCTGAAGAAGAACGTGCCGAGGTGATGGAGAAACTCGAAGAGTTATATGACCTAATGGGGGTTGAATTCCCAAAGACATCATCGAAAAAGTTCAATAGTTTTGCTTTTGCCCATAAGATGGGCCTGTCTTTTGAACAAGAATATGAACTTTTGCAACTGCCCCGTGAATCAGAACGTTTGGGTTATATCAAAGACCATCTTGATACCACTATTAAGATACTTGATCAAATAAATCGTACCAAGGCCTTGATCGATATGAACGGACATTTTAAAAATTTTGATCCTTTGGATTTTAAGGATTTAGAAGCTTAA
- a CDS encoding T9SS type B sorting domain-containing protein — protein MLKKLLFFSISLLIFFEASGQACPNLISPRDGDIDVPVDVTLSWNAIEGVPSYFISIGTTPGGRDIVNEQGVGSNATFQPPLGLPENSQIYVTITLFFFNQSNIVCATESFRTEDVTTAPDCTPITNIEDGDTGVSVFTNIRWSYAPTATGYRITIGTAPGLNDLFDGDVGNVLSFNPPFEFTPETTFYVRVIPYNENGPANNCDEISFTTREVAPLPDCTNLVNPLNGAINVPLTPFIEWVPVPNATGYYVTIGTTPNGADILDNATFISNATFVINFTPNTLFFITITPFNESGAAIGCGQETFSTLLGCGPYLDVATGEFVDLHPEFEFPSVFSFCENEEPLVLTAPIIADGYRWFGIDQLGNSSLLSEDRDLTVSEAGQFQLEVYDFVTQPGDVIECATLVDFEVVSSEAATIDRLDISDSALGLRVEVIASGNGDYEYAIDNIDGPYQDSNVFNNIPWGNHTVYVRDKNGCGITEESFEQDLTVEGFPKFFSPNGDGINDFWQFVQPEGQNIVLTSIRIFDRFGVFLAEIDQSSQGWDGTLNGRDLPSSDYWFQAIDESNREVKGHFSLKR, from the coding sequence ATGTTAAAAAAATTGCTGTTTTTTTCAATATCGCTTTTGATATTCTTTGAAGCATCGGGCCAAGCTTGTCCAAATCTGATAAGCCCAAGGGATGGCGATATTGATGTACCGGTCGATGTGACCCTGTCGTGGAATGCCATAGAGGGGGTACCCTCTTACTTCATATCTATTGGTACGACCCCTGGCGGCAGGGATATAGTCAATGAACAGGGGGTGGGCAGCAATGCCACTTTTCAACCTCCATTGGGGCTTCCGGAAAATTCCCAAATTTATGTGACCATTACGCTCTTCTTTTTCAATCAATCAAATATTGTGTGTGCAACAGAAAGCTTTAGGACGGAAGATGTTACTACCGCACCCGATTGTACACCTATAACAAATATTGAAGACGGTGATACCGGCGTAAGTGTATTTACCAATATTAGATGGAGTTATGCGCCAACCGCTACGGGCTACCGAATCACTATCGGCACTGCACCTGGCCTAAATGACTTATTTGATGGCGATGTGGGCAACGTACTGAGCTTTAATCCACCTTTCGAATTTACGCCCGAAACCACATTTTATGTCAGGGTTATTCCCTATAACGAGAATGGACCAGCCAACAATTGCGATGAAATAAGCTTCACCACAAGAGAGGTGGCCCCTTTGCCTGATTGTACCAATCTTGTAAATCCGTTGAACGGTGCGATCAACGTACCCTTGACTCCTTTTATCGAATGGGTACCAGTACCTAATGCCACGGGCTATTACGTGACCATTGGCACAACCCCCAACGGGGCCGATATTCTTGATAATGCCACTTTCATATCAAATGCGACCTTCGTCATCAATTTTACCCCGAACACCCTTTTTTTTATTACCATAACCCCTTTTAATGAGAGTGGTGCAGCGATCGGCTGTGGGCAAGAAACTTTCTCGACCCTTTTGGGATGCGGCCCCTATCTTGATGTAGCTACTGGTGAATTTGTCGATTTGCACCCTGAATTTGAATTTCCTTCAGTATTTTCCTTTTGTGAAAATGAAGAACCCTTGGTGCTTACGGCCCCCATCATTGCAGATGGCTATCGCTGGTTCGGTATTGATCAATTGGGCAATTCATCATTGTTATCAGAAGATAGGGACCTTACGGTAAGCGAAGCAGGTCAATTTCAGCTCGAGGTCTATGATTTTGTCACACAACCTGGCGATGTTATTGAATGTGCGACCCTGGTCGATTTTGAAGTGGTCTCTTCAGAAGCTGCTACCATAGACCGTCTTGACATAAGCGATTCAGCTCTTGGCCTAAGGGTAGAGGTAATCGCTTCTGGAAATGGTGATTATGAATATGCCATAGACAATATCGACGGCCCCTACCAAGACAGCAATGTGTTCAATAATATCCCATGGGGCAATCATACCGTTTACGTTAGGGACAAAAATGGTTGTGGTATCACAGAAGAAAGCTTTGAACAAGATTTGACGGTCGAGGGTTTCCCCAAATTCTTTTCACCAAACGGTGACGGCATCAACGACTTTTGGCAGTTTGTGCAACCAGAAGGCCAGAATATTGTATTGACCAGTATCCGTATTTTTGATCGTTTTGGGGTTTTCTTGGCAGAAATAGACCAAAGTTCGCAAGGGTGGGATGGCACTTTGAACGGCAGGGACTTACCCTCATCAGATTACTGGTTCCAGGCCATTGATGAGAGTAATAGAGAAGTCAAAGGACATTTTTCTTTAAAACGCTAG
- the sucC gene encoding ADP-forming succinate--CoA ligase subunit beta, translating to MNLHEYQGKEILASFGVRVQRGIVAHNAKEAVDAAKQLTQETGTGWHVIKAQVHAGGRGKGGGVKLAKNLKEVEELAGSIIGMNLVTPQTPPEGKKVHQVLVAEDVYYPGPGETSEFYMSVLLNRSRGRNMIMYSTEGGMDIEEVADKTPHLIFTEEINPATGLLPFQARKIAFNLGLSGTAFKEMVKFVSALYKAYEQSDANLFEINPVLKTSDDKIMAVDAKVSIDDNALFRRKQYAEMRDLREENAIEVEARAVGLNYVDLDGNVGCMVNGAGLAMATMDLIKMAGGEPANFLDVGGTADAKRVEEAFRIILKDANVKAILINIFGGIVRCDRVAQGVVDAYKNMGDAIQVPIIVRLQGTNAELAKEIIDNSGLAVHSAVQFKEAADKVKEVLA from the coding sequence ATGAACCTTCATGAATATCAAGGAAAAGAGATTTTGGCCAGCTTTGGCGTTCGCGTGCAACGCGGTATTGTCGCACACAATGCCAAAGAAGCTGTTGATGCCGCCAAGCAATTGACGCAAGAAACCGGTACGGGCTGGCATGTGATCAAGGCACAGGTACACGCTGGTGGCCGTGGTAAGGGCGGTGGTGTCAAGTTGGCCAAAAACCTCAAAGAGGTAGAAGAGCTTGCCGGGAGTATCATCGGTATGAATTTAGTGACCCCACAGACTCCGCCCGAAGGCAAAAAAGTACACCAGGTTTTGGTGGCTGAAGATGTGTATTATCCGGGCCCGGGTGAGACAAGTGAATTTTATATGTCGGTCTTGTTGAACCGCTCAAGAGGGCGCAACATGATCATGTATTCTACCGAGGGGGGCATGGACATCGAGGAGGTCGCCGATAAGACCCCACATCTGATTTTCACCGAAGAAATCAATCCCGCTACTGGATTGTTGCCCTTCCAGGCCCGTAAGATAGCCTTCAACCTTGGGCTCTCAGGTACGGCCTTCAAAGAGATGGTCAAATTTGTTTCCGCACTGTATAAAGCATATGAACAGAGTGATGCCAATCTTTTTGAGATAAACCCGGTCTTGAAGACTTCTGACGATAAGATCATGGCCGTCGATGCCAAAGTGTCGATTGATGACAATGCGCTTTTCAGAAGAAAGCAATATGCAGAGATGCGCGACTTGCGTGAAGAGAATGCCATTGAGGTCGAAGCACGTGCTGTGGGTCTCAATTACGTAGATCTTGATGGTAATGTTGGCTGTATGGTCAATGGGGCCGGATTGGCCATGGCCACTATGGATTTGATCAAAATGGCCGGAGGCGAACCCGCCAACTTTTTAGATGTAGGTGGCACGGCTGATGCCAAAAGGGTAGAGGAAGCTTTTAGGATCATTTTGAAAGATGCCAATGTGAAGGCCATTCTTATCAATATCTTTGGGGGCATTGTTCGCTGTGACCGTGTGGCCCAAGGTGTGGTAGATGCCTATAAGAATATGGGCGACGCCATTCAGGTACCCATCATCGTTCGTCTGCAAGGCACCAATGCCGAACTGGCAAAAGAGATAATCGACAACTCAGGCCTAGCGGTACATTCGGCAGTTCAATTCAAGGAAGCTGCCGACAAGGTAAAAGAGGTGCTGGCGTAA
- the uvrB gene encoding excinuclease ABC subunit UvrB, whose protein sequence is MKFKVISDFKPTGDQPDAIKQLVEGIEASEEHQTLLGVTGSGKTFTVANVIEQVQRPTLVLAHNKTLAAQLYSEFKQFFPENAIEYFVSYYDYYQPEAYIPTSGTYIEKDLSINEDIEKMRLSTTSSLLSGRRDVLVVASVSCLYGIGNPMEFQKNVISIHKDQVISRTKFLHQLVQSLYSRTTADFRNGNFRVKGDVVDVFPGYADHAFRIHFFGDEIEEIEALDPFNNNVIEVYEYLNIYPANMFVTSPDILQNAIHQIQDDLVKQVDYFKEIGRPLEAKRLEERTNFDLEMIRELGYCSGIENYSRYLDGREPGTRPFCLLDYFPKDYLMVIDESHVTVPQVHAMYGGDRSRKENLVEYGFRLPAALDNRPLKFEEFEALQNQVIYVSATPADYELQLSQGVYVEQVIRPTGLLDPEIEVKPSLNQIDDLVEEIQKRVELDERVLVTTLTKRMAEELTKYLARIDVRCRYIHSDVDTLERVEIMQDLRKGLFDVLIGVNLLREGLDLPEVSLVAILDADKEGFLRSNRSLIQTVGRAARNLNGKAIMYADTVTDSMQKTIDETNYRREKQTAYNTEHNIVPKALKKSLDNALAKNSVSTYHFEKEELRAAEPDLEYLTKEQREKLIRDKRKAMEKAAKELNFMEAAKLRDEIKMLQEQF, encoded by the coding sequence ATGAAGTTTAAGGTAATTTCAGATTTCAAGCCTACCGGTGACCAACCAGATGCGATTAAGCAATTGGTCGAGGGCATTGAAGCAAGCGAAGAGCACCAGACACTTTTGGGCGTAACGGGTTCTGGCAAGACATTTACGGTGGCCAATGTTATTGAGCAAGTGCAACGGCCAACATTGGTTCTGGCCCACAACAAGACCCTGGCAGCACAATTGTATTCTGAGTTCAAGCAATTCTTTCCAGAGAACGCCATTGAGTATTTTGTTTCGTACTACGATTACTACCAACCCGAAGCCTATATACCCACAAGTGGCACATACATAGAAAAAGACCTTTCGATCAATGAGGATATTGAGAAAATGCGGTTGAGTACGACCTCATCGCTGCTATCAGGACGAAGGGATGTCTTGGTCGTCGCCTCTGTCTCTTGTCTGTACGGAATCGGTAACCCGATGGAGTTTCAGAAAAATGTCATCTCCATACATAAAGATCAGGTCATTTCAAGAACCAAGTTTTTGCATCAGTTGGTGCAAAGCCTGTATTCACGTACCACCGCGGATTTTAGGAATGGAAATTTTAGGGTGAAAGGTGACGTGGTAGATGTGTTTCCAGGATATGCAGACCATGCCTTTCGTATACATTTCTTTGGGGATGAAATTGAAGAGATCGAGGCGCTCGACCCTTTCAACAACAATGTCATCGAAGTCTATGAGTACCTGAATATCTATCCGGCCAATATGTTCGTGACCTCCCCAGACATACTCCAAAACGCCATCCACCAGATACAGGATGATTTGGTGAAGCAGGTCGACTATTTCAAGGAAATTGGGAGACCCTTGGAAGCCAAACGGTTAGAAGAACGCACCAATTTTGATTTAGAGATGATTCGTGAACTCGGCTACTGCTCTGGTATCGAAAACTACTCAAGGTATCTAGATGGGCGTGAACCTGGCACACGACCTTTTTGCTTGTTGGACTATTTTCCAAAAGATTATCTAATGGTCATCGATGAGAGCCACGTTACGGTTCCGCAAGTACATGCCATGTATGGCGGCGACCGTTCCCGCAAAGAAAATTTAGTGGAATATGGTTTTCGTTTACCTGCTGCCTTGGACAACCGACCCTTGAAGTTTGAAGAATTTGAAGCCTTGCAAAATCAGGTCATCTATGTCAGTGCCACCCCTGCCGATTATGAACTGCAACTGAGCCAAGGAGTTTATGTCGAACAGGTAATCAGGCCCACGGGTCTGTTGGATCCCGAAATCGAGGTTAAGCCCAGTTTGAATCAAATCGATGACTTGGTCGAAGAAATACAAAAGCGGGTCGAGTTGGATGAAAGGGTCTTGGTAACGACCCTCACCAAACGAATGGCTGAAGAGCTGACCAAATATTTGGCCCGAATCGATGTACGGTGCCGTTACATACACAGCGATGTGGATACTTTGGAACGCGTTGAGATTATGCAAGATTTGCGCAAAGGGCTATTCGATGTACTTATTGGGGTCAATCTATTGCGCGAGGGACTTGATTTGCCCGAAGTCTCATTGGTTGCCATTTTAGATGCCGACAAAGAGGGCTTTCTACGCAGTAACCGCTCATTGATACAGACAGTGGGCCGTGCCGCCCGAAACCTGAATGGCAAGGCCATTATGTATGCTGACACTGTTACCGATAGCATGCAAAAGACCATTGATGAGACCAATTACCGCCGTGAAAAACAAACAGCATACAATACCGAACATAACATTGTGCCAAAAGCATTGAAAAAAAGCTTGGACAATGCCTTGGCAAAGAACTCTGTATCGACCTACCACTTTGAAAAAGAAGAACTGCGTGCCGCCGAACCCGATTTGGAATACCTCACCAAAGAACAGCGTGAAAAACTCATTCGTGATAAACGAAAGGCCATGGAAAAGGCAGCCAAGGAATTAAACTTTATGGAAGCCGCCAAACTTCGAGATGAAATCAAAATGTTACAGGAGCAGTTCTGA
- a CDS encoding nucleoid-associated protein encodes MLNLFSAQIESLSLHRVGNKHKNEALFLSKEPYTLNDEVTGLLKEYFFKPFREKEENYYRFFHEADLTFNEMYAAAVEIFSTPTKIHGVSRKIAKQLYAESDHPHIKSGEVYVVYFSNLVMDNGKVDAVGIFKSELKHDFLQFEEQDDNLEILIKQGININKLDKGCLIFNTKKEEGFKVLSVDSNRYDTKYWLEDFLGLIPLADENFYTKNYLKFCQNFAKDVVLPAEDKQQEVLFMNRAVNHFAKNDNFEETHFLNEVMDNPELIPEFKHYKVEKGPKYSIEDVSSFDIANKAVSDTRKKIKNVINLDTNIQIKMDFINPESAEKFVEKGWDEERQMYYYLVYFNKEQKS; translated from the coding sequence ATGCTCAACCTATTTTCTGCCCAAATCGAGAGCCTATCATTGCACCGTGTAGGCAATAAGCATAAAAATGAAGCACTGTTCTTATCGAAAGAGCCGTACACTCTGAACGATGAAGTGACCGGCCTTTTAAAAGAATATTTTTTTAAGCCCTTTCGTGAAAAAGAAGAGAATTACTATCGTTTCTTTCATGAAGCCGATTTAACGTTCAATGAGATGTATGCCGCGGCAGTTGAAATATTCTCGACGCCTACCAAAATACATGGGGTCTCAAGAAAAATTGCGAAACAGCTTTACGCTGAATCTGACCATCCACATATCAAAAGTGGTGAGGTGTATGTCGTGTACTTTTCAAACCTTGTCATGGATAATGGGAAAGTCGATGCCGTTGGAATTTTCAAAAGCGAATTGAAACACGATTTTTTGCAATTTGAAGAACAGGATGATAACCTCGAAATCCTTATCAAACAGGGTATCAATATAAATAAACTGGATAAAGGCTGTCTTATCTTCAATACCAAAAAAGAAGAAGGTTTCAAAGTGCTTTCAGTAGATAGCAACCGCTACGATACCAAATATTGGTTGGAAGATTTCTTGGGATTGATCCCCCTTGCAGATGAGAATTTCTACACCAAGAACTATTTGAAGTTCTGTCAAAATTTTGCAAAAGATGTGGTCTTGCCCGCCGAAGACAAACAACAAGAAGTGCTCTTTATGAACCGGGCCGTAAACCATTTTGCCAAAAATGACAATTTTGAAGAAACCCATTTCTTGAATGAGGTGATGGACAACCCCGAACTGATACCCGAATTTAAGCACTATAAGGTCGAAAAAGGTCCCAAATACAGCATTGAAGACGTTTCTAGTTTTGATATCGCCAACAAAGCGGTCTCAGATACCCGCAAGAAAATAAAGAATGTTATCAACCTCGACACCAACATCCAAATTAAAATGGATTTCATCAACCCTGAATCTGCAGAAAAATTTGTCGAAAAGGGCTGGGACGAAGAACGGCAGATGTACTATTATCTGGTATATTTCAACAAAGAGCAAAAGAGTTAG
- a CDS encoding ABC transporter ATP-binding protein — METILTVKNLTKKFGYLTAVKDLSFSIEKGNVYGILGPNGSGKSTTLGIILNVVNRTSGEFGWFDGNISTHEALKKVGAIIERPNFYPYMSAIKNLELVCKIKEVSKNKIQEKLELVGLWERRDSKFKTYSLGMKQRLAIASALLNDPEILILDEPTNGLDPAGIHQIREIIKKIATQGTTILLASHLLDEVEKVCTHVVILRKGEKLYSGPVDSMLASHGFFELRTTAMQELQNLLESHASFGKILAENGTLTAYLKEEMNAEELNKMLYEKGIVLSHLVKRRESLEEQFLTLTKNN, encoded by the coding sequence TTGGAAACCATCTTAACTGTAAAGAACCTGACCAAGAAATTTGGCTATTTGACAGCCGTAAAAGACCTTTCCTTTTCGATTGAAAAGGGTAACGTATATGGCATCTTGGGCCCTAACGGTAGCGGCAAATCGACCACGCTCGGCATCATTTTGAATGTCGTCAATCGCACCAGCGGCGAATTCGGTTGGTTCGATGGCAACATCTCTACCCATGAAGCGCTCAAAAAGGTGGGTGCCATCATCGAACGTCCAAATTTTTATCCGTACATGTCGGCAATCAAAAATTTGGAACTGGTCTGCAAGATCAAAGAAGTCTCTAAGAATAAGATTCAGGAAAAACTAGAGTTGGTCGGTTTGTGGGAAAGGCGTGACAGCAAGTTCAAGACCTATTCTTTGGGTATGAAGCAACGTCTGGCCATCGCTTCGGCCCTCTTGAACGACCCGGAAATATTGATTTTGGATGAGCCCACCAACGGACTGGACCCGGCGGGCATACACCAAATAAGGGAAATCATCAAAAAAATTGCCACGCAGGGCACGACGATCCTTTTGGCTTCACACCTATTGGACGAAGTCGAAAAGGTATGCACCCATGTGGTCATTCTTAGAAAAGGGGAAAAATTATATTCAGGCCCTGTGGACAGCATGCTGGCCAGCCATGGGTTCTTTGAATTGAGAACAACGGCTATGCAAGAATTGCAAAACTTACTGGAAAGCCATGCCAGTTTCGGCAAGATTTTAGCAGAAAACGGTACGCTGACCGCATATTTAAAGGAAGAAATGAACGCTGAAGAATTGAACAAGATGTTGTACGAAAAGGGCATCGTACTTTCTCATTTGGTGAAACGTCGGGAAAGCCTGGAAGAACAGTTCCTCACCTTGACAAAAAACAACTAG
- a CDS encoding ABC transporter permease — protein sequence MVRLLQIEFIKLWNNRISKVLIISYFIILTSIALIAAIKFDIGPVKFHLAEIGIFNFPYIWHFNTFVTAFFKLFLAIVIVSMMANEYSNKTIKQNLIDGLSKKEFIWSKFLTVLSFAAISTLFVFVVSMILGIIYSDYNELSIIFSDLEFLLAFFVKLVGFFSFCLFLGILIKRSAFALGFLILWQISEGIIRGLLRWKVFDGPTTETVMGFFPLQSMFNLIKEPFTRLEAVQTVADQVGESIELNYYVHWHEFLIVIAWTVIFIYLSYALLKKRDL from the coding sequence ATGGTACGACTCTTACAAATAGAATTTATCAAGCTTTGGAACAATAGGATCAGTAAGGTCTTGATTATTTCCTACTTCATCATTTTGACCTCCATTGCCCTAATTGCAGCAATAAAATTTGATATTGGCCCAGTAAAGTTCCATCTGGCTGAAATCGGCATTTTTAATTTTCCCTATATCTGGCATTTCAATACGTTTGTCACGGCCTTTTTCAAACTGTTTTTGGCCATAGTCATTGTTTCGATGATGGCCAATGAGTACAGCAATAAAACCATCAAACAAAACCTGATTGACGGGCTGTCAAAGAAAGAGTTCATTTGGTCTAAATTTTTGACGGTACTTTCATTTGCGGCAATTTCTACATTGTTCGTCTTTGTGGTTTCCATGATATTGGGCATAATCTATTCTGATTACAATGAGCTTTCCATAATTTTTTCTGATTTGGAATTTTTGCTCGCGTTCTTTGTCAAACTGGTCGGTTTTTTCTCCTTTTGTCTATTTCTGGGCATTCTGATCAAGCGCTCTGCATTCGCATTGGGGTTTTTGATTCTTTGGCAGATATCTGAGGGCATTATTAGGGGCCTTCTTCGCTGGAAAGTGTTTGACGGACCGACCACCGAAACCGTCATGGGCTTTTTTCCGCTTCAATCCATGTTCAATTTGATCAAAGAGCCCTTTACCCGTTTAGAAGCTGTACAGACGGTAGCCGATCAGGTCGGAGAATCTATAGAACTGAACTATTATGTCCATTGGCACGAATTCTTGATCGTTATCGCTTGGACGGTTATTTTCATCTATTTGTCTTACGCCCTTTTGAAAAAGCGTGATTTATAG
- a CDS encoding plasmid pRiA4b ORF-3 family protein, whose protein sequence is MIYKIRIILDADEDVFRDIEVEQSSSLEEFHNTITQSFGFMGNEMASFYTCDDEWNQNEEIALFDMGESGNGARLMSETLLEDVLTEASPKLIYVYDYLSMWTFFVELADIVDKIDGQAYPNLLFSFGELPDAPPEKEFKSDSDFDIDETLDNYDDFDFDENWN, encoded by the coding sequence ATGATCTATAAAATCAGAATTATATTGGATGCCGACGAAGACGTGTTCAGGGATATTGAAGTCGAACAATCCAGCTCGTTGGAAGAATTTCATAACACCATCACACAGTCTTTCGGATTTATGGGAAATGAAATGGCCTCTTTTTATACCTGTGATGATGAGTGGAACCAAAATGAGGAAATCGCTTTATTCGACATGGGTGAATCGGGCAATGGTGCCCGTTTGATGAGCGAAACACTTTTAGAAGACGTTCTGACAGAAGCATCACCCAAGTTGATCTACGTTTACGACTATCTGAGCATGTGGACGTTCTTTGTTGAATTGGCCGACATAGTCGATAAAATAGATGGACAAGCTTATCCCAATCTACTTTTCAGTTTTGGCGAATTGCCAGACGCCCCTCCAGAAAAAGAGTTCAAGTCAGATTCAGATTTCGATATTGATGAAACACTCGATAATTACGACGATTTTGACTTTGATGAAAATTGGAATTAA
- a CDS encoding TerB family tellurite resistance protein yields MSTYEEKLSILSEMIAFARVDNKLKPSEYSFLLQVASRLGVEKNVLEDLLKRKAKKKILKSQAARIVQFHRLLLMMNIDQEQHEDEIRRLHEIGLSMGLPPSAVAQVLEVMHQYPDKIIPPEVLLRIFTAHYN; encoded by the coding sequence ATGAGTACCTATGAAGAAAAATTGAGCATATTGTCAGAAATGATCGCTTTTGCCAGAGTAGATAACAAGCTTAAGCCATCTGAGTATAGTTTTCTGTTGCAGGTCGCTTCACGGTTGGGTGTTGAGAAAAATGTTCTTGAAGATCTGTTGAAGCGAAAAGCGAAAAAAAAGATATTAAAAAGCCAAGCCGCTAGAATTGTACAATTTCACCGATTGTTGCTGATGATGAACATCGACCAAGAACAGCATGAAGATGAAATTCGAAGACTTCATGAAATCGGCCTGTCCATGGGGCTGCCACCTTCTGCTGTGGCACAGGTGTTAGAGGTCATGCATCAATATCCTGATAAAATCATACCTCCAGAAGTATTGCTACGTATCTTCACGGCCCATTACAATTAA
- a CDS encoding Hsp20/alpha crystallin family protein, translating to MSIIRRNNLLFPSLMNEFFKPDWFGGMENFEKNVPAVNIKENEKDFELEFAIPGMKRDDFNVEVDDNILTVSSEVKNEKETKDKNYTRREFSYSSFKRSFTLPETVDEDNINASYVDGILRLALPKKEEALPKPKRMIEIG from the coding sequence ATGAGTATAATCAGAAGAAACAACCTATTATTTCCATCATTGATGAACGAGTTCTTCAAACCTGATTGGTTTGGGGGCATGGAAAATTTTGAGAAGAATGTTCCTGCCGTGAACATCAAGGAGAACGAAAAAGATTTTGAGCTGGAATTTGCGATTCCGGGCATGAAGAGAGATGATTTCAACGTCGAGGTCGATGACAACATTTTGACCGTTTCATCTGAGGTCAAGAACGAGAAAGAAACCAAAGATAAAAACTATACCCGTAGGGAGTTTTCATATTCTTCTTTCAAACGTTCGTTTACGTTGCCAGAGACTGTTGATGAAGATAATATCAATGCATCATATGTGGACGGAATCTTGAGATTGGCACTTCCTAAAAAAGAGGAAGCTTTGCCAAAGCCAAAGCGTATGATCGAGATTGGATAA